CCGAACCGCCACAACGGGTGTCCGGTTCAGACGAGGAAGACATCATTTCGGCTGATGAAGACGGTGaaagcaccaacagcagcttcaacaCTTCAACACCGGTGGCCGTCGCTGTGCCGGCCAAGAAGCGTGGTGccccaccaccggaaccggaagatcCAGTATCAACACCGCCAAAGCGAGGCCGCGGAAGGCcaccgaagaagaacaaaaagaaggcaGCCGGTGCCTCTCCTGCCAGTGCTGGAAGCGCTGCCGTTGCTGGGAAATCGcccgccaccaccccccgtGGCCGGGGTCGCCCACGGAAGAATCCGTTGTAGAATTTAAGAATTCGTTCATTTTAGTAGTGGAATTTGTATTTTCTATGAATCTAATTAACAAACagacacgcgtacacacagaTGGACCCTTAAATCGATTCGGACAAGCTAAAGACGAGGAAAAATGTAGAGCGAGGAAAGATGTTAGGTGAACGTAGGAGTCGCTTTGAAGGCTCCGGAAGTAGCACAACTATATGTTgaatggacggatggatgcaTCCTCCTGCCACCGGCTCTCTTTGATCGATACAAAAAGAGTCGCCAGAAGTGTTGGCAACAATCGTAGATCGCCGtatcgtcatcgatcgataTACATCTAGTTAGTAACGGGCGCAACAATGATGGTTAGTGTTGTCGCAGCCAGGTTAATTTTTTCACGTTTGCGTTGGCCATCTATAGCTGTAACATCAGCAAACATATGTCAACATGTGGCACGTAATTtgacttttttgttttcattcataTAGGTAATATTGCGAGTGGTAGGGAAACTAGAGTACACAAAACGAGAGGAATATCCCATTCACTGAATAAAGGTCACAAACAAACTGCATCGAAAAATGCAACCAGCATTTGTGTCGACATAAACCATAAAAAGAAGGGCACTTGGATTGATACCTTGATTCTGCCGATTCTGGTGATCCCTTTATTATGCTCTCTCTTTAGTAATGCTGTGCTCAGCACGGCCTCGGAAGCCTGCTGAAAGCATTCAGCCTCTCTGTATTAATGCATGGTCGAACAGTAACAGTTGCAAGTAACATTACATTCATTTCAGCTAGTACTTAAGCATCCACCCCATCGCTGTACTCTTTTTGAGGAtgatagaaagagaaacatgAACCCTACTCCCTATAAGCATGGTACACGCATACGCAGAGAAATGGTTCTCCCGCCACCCACAAAAGCTGGATCCTTTTTACGGCGAGCAAGGGCGAAATATATCCTTTTTCCAACCCGCGGGGGTGGTGGATGATAATAACGCACACCACAACGTTCTTCGTGAGTGTGGGTATTGCGTGCGTACATCAATCGATGTTAGTGTACgaacgccacggaacggaaacgcaCTTGACCGCGGGAACGCGCGCGCTTCCGGAGTAAGTTTTCCTGTCGAAGGTGAAGTGGGTGCGGTGTGCTGCCAATCAAATTCTTTGGGATCACCGTTCTTGTTCTAGTCGTTTGAAAAGAAGAGGTAAGAATGGTTCTTGATAGTGGCTGATGATAACGAGTTAGTGGAGGGTATTGCATAAAACATTCGTGTTTTTTCGAGTTGGTAATGTGAAAGCGAAAACTAATCGTACGGATTCTCTtgctcccacccacccaagaaatacaccagcacacacgcgcacaccgcTGGGGGTGTATTAGTGCGATTGAGAAGGATatcattttttgtgtgttcgaCTTATCGGCATGCTCATCATTGTTTGTTCAAAATTTAAGGATCAATAGTTGACTCTAATCTCTGCCTTTGGAAGTGCTTTTCAGGGAGCCGCAAAACATGTCGGACGTGGAAACCCAAGAACCCAAGAAGGGACGCGGACGTCCTGCGGCCGTGGAGAGAGTGAGTATTAATGTGTACGTGTGGTGTGCGTAGTAGTGATGATAACACGGtgatttccgttttgcttcttcattttttcgcGCTCCTTATCGCGGTCTTCACACAACAGAATAGCGTGGCTCCGAAAAAGCGTGCCCGGGCCCTCTCGCCGAAGGATACGAAGCTGGTGGAGGAAAAGGAGCACGAAAAGGCAGTGCTGTCGGACGAAGGGGATGATAGCGGAGAGGAGCCCTCTCCGAAGCGTGGCCGGGGTCGACCGAAGGGCGTCGTGAAGAAGGGAGCTAAGTCCGCCAAAAAGGCACCGGCTGCTACCGGTCGGGGACGAGGCCGGGGTAAGAAGAAGCCGACCAAGGAATCTTctgacgaggaggacgaggacgatgatgatgacgaggaggaggaggaggacgatctGGAGGATAGCGAAGAGAACGAGGAGAACTTTGACAACGATGAGTCCGATTAATTGGGCACatggaggacgaggaggacaaAGGAGTATCGGTGATTGTCACTGCCATTACCGCGCTGTGTGTCATTCAGGATGTTAGATTTCTTTTCATATTTAATACACCAAAGAACACTCAGAGTTTTCCCCCAAAAGTGTGTTCAGCAGTCACCCGTCTCCATCACAGTCTGTTTCGATCCGCATCATTCGATGGGGATACCATGGCAGCTGCAACCGAGATAGTGAGATCTGAACGGCACTTAACACACAACTATGAAATCCTAGAATGAAATCGATAACCGCGAAAGTATTATCCACATGTATGTACCTCCGCAGTTACCTCTTCAACGTAAAGCATTTTGTAAATCGCACCTTATTGTGTTGagttgatttgaataaaatatgaatatcTACGTTCTATGTACTGGTCCGTCTCACAATACCGTTTAATTCATTTCCGGTAAATACAGCACAGCAGCCGATCGTTTTGGGCATTTTAGGTTTGCCCTTGGTTTCTGTTGGTTCCACATTTTAGAGCGATAATTGTGGCAAACGGTGTCGCGTTTCTGCCCTGTTGGAGGGAAACGGACGCATGTGACGTGTTCTAGATTTGCATTGTTATCTATTGGTGTGGAAAGAGCAAATGCTAGGTGAAGCATGCTGTGCACCACACGCTCACCTTGCAACTCGGTGCATTATGCTAATCAACTTTGATAACGTACGGGTGTAGAAAttctgtgttgtttgttggtctTATCTAATGTCTTGctgcaataaataaaatggaagGTTATTTAAACACTATCTAGCGATTTTGTAGGTTGCTTTTTAAATGAAGATTAAACCGATTTTTTGTGACgtaaaatgttttgaaaaaccaCGATAATTTTACCGAGGAAAATCCCGGGAAGCCATTAAACCCTGTCGCGTCGTTAAAACGAGCGAATATAATGCATACTGCTATTAACCGAATAACGGAGACATTTTGGCAAAAGTAATTAGCGAAACTCATAGCAGGCGCCGCGGCACGTTGCCGGCCAGACGATTCAAATCTTCAAATTCGGTTGCGGCAgaagcgccaccaccaccaacaacgggaACGAACTTAACTAAAGCGCGACGCGGACCAATCACAGCGTTCCATCTGGCTGTAGCATCACCGGCAAGCGAATTGAGGTCCTTTTACGATCTCCGGGATACATGTTTTCCAAAAGATACCGTCCTTAGACTATCCTTATGCAAATACGATCCTTTTTATGCTATCTTCAGAAGCCAATTATGTGAATTTCTCTTGATTCACCAAACGTACATCAGTTGGCAGCACTGCTGCGGCAACCAATCAGAGGCCGCCGCGTTTCAAACGTGGTCCCGGtctgttattttatttttgtgacGCTCGCCTCCATTTTCATTCTCGTTACAATCCTCGAAAAGGAAGGACGCAACCCGGGGCCTCCTCGCACGGGATAGAATCATAATCGGAAGGTTTTCCGGTGAACAAAAGTGTGATTTGGTTTGGTGACAAAATGCGTGCGTTCGTGACCGTTTTGGCCAGCGCCCTGGCCATCGCTGCCGTTGCAGCGGACGTGTACTTTGAAGAGAATTTCAAGGACGGTAAGTAGTGCCCACCGGAATCAAGTTTCTGGAGGGATacggaaccgggaaccggtggAACCACCGCCCTCAACACTCGCTCTAACTGCTTTCCCCGTCCACGGTTTCATCTTTTCCCCCAGATTCCTGGCAGAAGAAGTGGGTGCAGAGCGAACACAAGGGCGTCGAGTACGGCAAGTTCGAGTACACGGCCGGAAAATTCTTCAACGATGCCGAAGCCGACAAAGGTAAATATATATTCTACGCTCGTATTTgaacggaaaaaaagaaaaatcggcCACAGTTCGAATGAAACAGAAGagtttgcgaaaaaaaagtggaataGGAAAGGTGTGCGTGGTGGGGGGGTTCAGTGAAAAAGAGGCCGGTCTCAGATCGTTGCCCCATCATGAggggatgacgatggcgacgtgtcattttttttctagaaCCGGAATGACCGCAATGAGATTCTCGAAGAAGAATGAAAGAGGGTGTAGCGGGGCGAAGACAAAACGGAGTCCCATTTGTACCTGTTTCAATGGGTGGGGGCTTTTATGCTGTTTtccagaaccagcagcagccacgagtCGGTTGTGGGAAATTACATTAGGAAATCACCGAAAACTCATTATGTGTGCTAGACAAGAGCtaccggtcagcagcagcaagtagaAGAGCCAGCAAAACCATTCTTCcacgagggaaagaaagagacggAGAGCGTTGGAAATAGATAAtgcgaaagaagcgaaagaagcgaagcgcGTGTGCCGCGTTGCTACGGTAGTGACGTATCGAGCCGGCTTTTCTGCGGTCCAAGTGGGCACGGCAATagaaccgaaaaccggaaaaaccggCAAATCAGAGACCTTTCTCGACCGGTTCCCGCAGCGATGTTTTGCAATCGTGGCAGATAACCTTGCTGTCCACTGCGCTCATCGCTCGTGCGGACCGGGTTTCACCCCGTCCCCGCCCATGTTTCCGCTTTCATGTGTGACGTGTCGATCTTCTGCGCTTGCTACAGATTGTTCCAGAAGTCGCTCACTACCCCACCCTTGTCTGGCTAGCATAGGGGTGCTTTTCTATTTCCTGctgtcgttgtcatcgtcgtcgtcgtcgtcgcaacaCGCATGGTTTCCTATGTTGTGGAAAATGATGTTGCGATGATTACGCCAGTTAGATTCGCTTTTATATGGGAACGGGTAATGGTTTGGTATGTGATTGTGGGATTGCGATAATGGAAAAGCGTGTGCTTTCCAATGTCATCGATGTTTATCTCTTGTCCGATGTGCTGCCAGAGGACACGGGGGTATTTTAATAACGGAGCTATTACCCACCCTCTCCATTACATGCGCTTTGCATATGaagatcccccccccccctcgcgcCTAAGGCAGTTACCTGGACAAACGTGCGTGACGCGGATGATAAACATGAGACCAGGGCACCTtgggaccaccgccaccatatCGGTACCCGTACCAAGTATGGGAGAACCTTGTGCTTAAGAGCAGAATTGAGACCGGAAAGCAGGAGTTTTGTTATGAATCGTCAGCACATACCGACAGAAGAACGTGTATGTTGTTgctcgagggttttttttcccgaaTTTCCTCcgtttattttgaatttttcttTTGGGGTCACCTGCTGGTGCACGATGTGTCGCCCTCGTTCTTTGAGAGTGCGGTCGATGCGCTTTGttgaattatttttaaatcaacAAACTGTCGCTCCCAGTGATCCCTGCAAACGGCGATATAAGTCGCAGACCAGAACACGATATATTATGGGCTCATGATTGAAACCATGTCAACCAGAAGTGTTTGCTGAGTCTGCAGCAAATCTTTCTTTTGTTCGATCAGGCGCTGCTTGTGTGCGGACGAGTTCCATTGAAAAGTTTGAGGACTAATAGCGTtcgttgtggttttgtttccatttccgcaGGTCTCCAGACGTCACAGGATGCACGCTTCTATGCCCTTTCGTCCAAGTTCAAGCCGTTCACCAACAAGGACGACACGCTCGTCGTACAGTTCTCGGTCAAGCACGAGCAGAACATCGACTGCGGTGGCGGATACCTGAAGGTGTTCGATTGCTCCGTAGACCAGAAGGATCTGCACGGTGAATCGCCGTACCTGCTCATGTTCGGACCGGACATCTGCGGTCCGGGCACCAAGAAGGTGCACGTGATCTTCAGCTACAAGGGCAAGAATCATCTGATCAACAAGGATATCCGCTGCAAGGACGACGTGTTCACGCACTTCTACACGCTCATCGTGCGCCCGGACAACACGTACGAAGTGTTGATCGATAACGAGAAGGTGGAGTCGGGTAGCCTGGAGGAAGACTGGGACTTCCTGCCACCGAAGAAGATCAAGGATCCGGAGGCGAAGAAGCCGGAAGACTGGGACGACCGTGCAACCATTCCCGATCCGGACGATACCAAGCCGGAGGACTGGGACAAACCAGAGCACATCCCGGACCCGGATGCTACCAAGCCCGACGATTGGGATGATGAGATGGACGGAGAGTGGGAGCCACCGATGATCGACAACCCCGAGTACAAGGGCGAGTGGAAGCCTAAGCAGATCGACAACCCGGCCTACAAGGGCGTGTGGGTGCACCCGGAGATCGACAATCCGGAGTACGTCGAGGACAGCAATCTGTATCTGCGCGAGGACGTTTGCACGGTCGGTATCGATGTGTGGCAGGTGAAGTCGGGCACCATCTTCGACAACTTCCTCATCACCAACGATGTCGAGGTGGCCAAGAAGGCTGCCGCTACCGTTAAGGCCACGCAGGAGGGCGAGAAGAAGATCAAGGACGCTCAGGAAGCGGAAGAGCGCAAGAAGGCCGAGGAAGAGGCGGCCGCCGAGGAAGCTGCcaaggatgatgaggatgccgatgatgacgaggatgatgacgacaatgCGCTGCCCGGAGATGCGACACCAGAAGATGAGGGTCACGATGAGCTGTAAGAGGCCGGAGGAGAGGTTCACGGGAAATCATACGCGTGCGCTCGCGGGCCTCGTGTCTGTCCGTCGTGCTGTGCCACTAAAGCATTCCTGTGGAATGTATGGCACAATTTAAGGgatacacaccaccatcaacacaacaaacaccacaTTGGACTGCCACGACACTGCATACATCAACATGAAGGAAATGTCCAAAATCCCCTCTCAAATCACACTACTAAGACGACAACTATAGGCAACTCGACGATGACTGACGACTTATTTAGATAGACGGGTTGATGATATCAGCGTCACTAGACTGAAGACTAGAACGGAAAGGGAATGGAGTTTAGATGAAGCAGCGCATTggcgctgctactggtgcgctgttgctgttccatCTCCACCATGGTCGATCGAAAGCTGCGGAGAGGATGCACTCTACCAGCGATCAATGGACCTTTTGCATTTCGTTTAAAGTTAATGAATCTTTTCATAAGCATGCACCCGGAACTAGCAGGTCACGTCCCGGCGTctagtttttggttttccttttttttttggttctgttacatatgttttcgtttgtttattaCATGGATGGGGCGCGGCATAGTCAAGTGAAGCGGACCGAAGGAAGCTTTTGAATCGAATCCAGAATCGTCGATATTTCCCCCAGCAACGGGGCTCGGTTTACTATGTTGAAATAGTTATCCAAGTCCGGAATAGATAGGAAGAAAATGAGTCTGATAGATCGCTCATTCATGATTTTGCTGCGCATCTCCAATTAGGGTTTTAAGCACGGCGCGATAAATGGCAGGAGTAGTACAGCAAGGGGTTACAATATCTGTTCACTACACAGCGCAACTGTTGTTTTGAACAGTAGGAGtgtaaaaacaagaaaaaaatggatcaaaatgaaaagagatgttgaaacgaaaacaaatataaaaaaatataaaacttATTCCGGCGTGTCTTGATCATCGTTAATGGCGCATGTTGTTGGAGAACAAATTCCAGATTCTTTGCCAGAGAATACGCTTCTGGAAGGCTAAGAGGGCTTCGTCTTTTCATTTAGTACCCATCGCATTAAGATTCTTATTGTTTTGTCTGCAATTACTATGACTTCTTGGATGGATAAATTTTTCTACCCCCGAAAAGGCATTTACTTGACGATCTTCGCTATACTATTATTGTAACGCATGGTAACTATGCAGCGTGCTTCTCATCATAGTAGTGTTGGTATAGTTCAGTTCATAAGGAAGTCTTGAATAAAGATGACGCATTCTCCTCCGCTGTACATCTTTGTAAACCTCATAAACGGGAATATCGTTAGACCATAATCATATGGTTCATATGAAGAGTCTAGTGTCGTCTAAGGAGGAGCGCCTCTCGAGGCTCACGTTCGGATGTCACAAATGTAAGCATATATGGACGGCGAAAGGTAAAGTATATCCAcattatatttttttgttttgctaatttCGGAAAATAAAACTACAAAAAACAAGCAGAATCTTGCGAAAAACCATTGCGCACTTTCACTACCGAGTGTGTATTGCCGCGTtacaccttcccttcctcccttggCGCTTCTTGTCTCGTTTGGCCATGAAATGCATCGTATAGCAAAGGGTATTTTACGAAAAGGTAATACTTCTTTGTATCAAAACACTGCTATCAACCAGAGAGCTTTCGGGATAGGTTAGCCAACTGAGCGAATCGCCAGTCAAGTGGCGGTACGGTGACAGTGACAATTATCGCCATGAACCGCACCGACTATCGCGGCAGCTTGGCGTGCTACTCAAGGCTTCGGTCTATCCATTCCGGCTTTACATACGATAGCGGGCTGCTTGATATCTGCTACTCCAAAAAGGAccctttttcgtttgtttcaatACTCTACTTTACATCCGTTACATGCACGCTCTCTCCCCCCGTCGTATCGATTTCGCTTAAGTACAAAAGCGTCCTTGCTTGTCTTGCTCAAACAATCTAAGCGTAAATTCTATCATGTTTTTGCCTTCTTATCGCGTCGGTCCCACAGGATGTGTTTATGTTGCAGTTTGTGCCGTGTCATTATCACGAAATTTTCCTCTTCGACAAGTGACCCAAGCGGGAATGTCGTTCATGCGGTTATCTTACGAAAGTCGAAAGGGAAAATAACAGCAAGGAAATAACCGTAAAGTTGGCTGTACTACAGGTATTGCTATCCAGCCAGAGGAATCAGGAGCTTAGAGTTCCCTTTCTTGTTTGCATCGGTACCTTTTCCGTTCGTCTCTCTATTGCTAAATGCTATTGAAGTCTGCTCATATAGTAGGTAGGAATAAGAGTTTAGTTCTGCCGTTTACGCGCGGTATTCATTGCTTCCACGTGCTGTTATCAATACGCTTGTGCCCTCTACGACGCTAATCTGGATCCCACGCGATGTAGAACGGCGGCGGGCAAAGTAGGAATGATTGAATATATAGGAAACAGTGTTTACCCTTCCTGCCGAGGATCCTCTGCAGAATTAATTCTTATTAGGAAGCTGTACACGGAACCGAATCTAATCGAAAGAGAGTGTATGATATAGTGTCCCACCTTCGATGGTTGATGGAAtatgaaaaggaaaatctcATCTTAATAGCTTAGCTTGCCCCGGCCCAATATTCAGCCCGGACGGTTAAATTCTGTAGAAAATTTTAAGCAGTGTTGGATCGCGATACATAATATAAACGTACCATATTGTCACACTCCAAGAGGGGCGTGCATTAACTGCCATTCTAACCATTCTTCTAGTAGGATCATCTTcgaattcaatcaattcctTCAATCTTTCCAGGTTCGTTCGTCTTCTTATAGTTACTGCGCACTGCGGAGATGCTTGGTGTATGGGATCGATGTGCGTTGTATGCATCCCCCCTTTCTCCTGTTCGATGAACGTTTTCATCGAAGCAGTCTATGCCTTCGTTGCTACGGCTAATACGGCAAACGATAACTTTATGGCGATGCCTGTTTCACTATCGACGAGCATCACACTTTTACCACGGCGACCCCATATTAATATGTTTTCTAATCCTTTTTAACCCCTTATCTATACACAATTTTCGCCCTTACCGTCGTCACCGGGATGGCGAACCGAAATCAACGAACATCTCAAAGCAACGAGGCACCTGAAATGATGAGGCAGCCGACGTCCTACGGTTTCTATCATACCTGCGTTACACACTGTGCGTATTTTTCCAGCTCTTTCTGCAGCGTTCGCACTTTGTCCGATTCATCGCGCAACAGTTGCCTCAATTCCTCGATCAGTCCGTTCTGTGTGGCCAGTTGACGTTCCATACGGTGGACCTTGTGTTCAAGATCCTGCACTCGACCGCACACGTTGTCTGCTGTGATCGTTGCCGAGGCAGTACTACCACCGACCGGTACTGTCGTTGCCGTTGACGACTCACTAGAGCTGACGTTgcctgttgcagcagcagcggcactgCTCGACACGATCGAGGACGAAACGTTGTTCACTGCCGCTTGTTTGCTTCCCGTGACAATGTGGATCGTTTTGGCGTTTCGATTTTGAGGGGTCGGTGAGAGGCTGCTATTACGCAGGTTTACACTGACCGGCCGGTTCGTCGTGGTGCTGGCAGCTTCCGTTACCGTGTGTACGCCATTGTTCGTCGTGTGTTGTAcctccgacgacgactgcgacgatATCGCGGTGGATGACGAAATGGCAATTTTGGTAGTGGCCGTCGTGGTACTGTTGGACGAAAGTGCCGACATCGATTTTGTCATCGATGTGCTGCCCGATTTCGCCTGATCGACGATGTTAGCGCCagtactactgctaccacccGTAGTCGCTAATGGTTCCTTGCGATTGCAGGAAGCAATCAGATCGAAGGAGCTGTTATTGTTGACCGTTGTTGAGGTGGCGAGTGcactactgttgttgttgttgctatggttactactactgctactctcGGTCGGTACGCTTGTCGTTGTAGCGGAACGTTCCATTAGCCTCGCACGCGACACATTACCCGAACCCAGCGCTCCAATGCCTCCTCCGGTCGTCGAAGTCGTCGACGTGGTGATCGAGCTGGCGTGAAACGATTTTGAAATACTGGACTcttcctggtggtgctgatgttggaAGTGACTGCTGCCACTGTGCGTACTGCTAGTGACATTATTGTTCAGCGAGGAttgatggtgaagatggtgcTCAGGGGATTTACTGGACGCCACCGAACCACCAGTGGTCGTTTTCTTCGCCTGGCTTGCCTTCAGCTCATCCATCCATGGTACTTTGTTCTTTTCCCACTCGCGAGGCTTGGCCGCTGCTTTGGA
The sequence above is a segment of the Anopheles darlingi chromosome 2, idAnoDarlMG_H_01, whole genome shotgun sequence genome. Coding sequences within it:
- the LOC125949445 gene encoding chromosomal protein D1-like; protein product: MSDVETQEPKKGRGRPAAVERNSVAPKKRARALSPKDTKLVEEKEHEKAVLSDEGDDSGEEPSPKRGRGRPKGVVKKGAKSAKKAPAATGRGRGRGKKKPTKESSDEEDEDDDDDEEEEEDDLEDSEENEENFDNDESD
- the LOC125949438 gene encoding uncharacterized protein LOC125949438 codes for the protein MTEETVPVKRPRGRPKKVVASPAAAVKPAVAANTPGEGGGKRAARETITPKKARAEPPQRVSGSDEEDIISADEDGESTNSSFNTSTPVAVAVPAKKRGAPPPEPEDPVSTPPKRGRGRPPKKNKKKAAGASPASAGSAAVAGKSPATTPRGRGRPRKNPL
- the LOC125949348 gene encoding calreticulin; the protein is MRAFVTVLASALAIAAVAADVYFEENFKDDSWQKKWVQSEHKGVEYGKFEYTAGKFFNDAEADKGLQTSQDARFYALSSKFKPFTNKDDTLVVQFSVKHEQNIDCGGGYLKVFDCSVDQKDLHGESPYLLMFGPDICGPGTKKVHVIFSYKGKNHLINKDIRCKDDVFTHFYTLIVRPDNTYEVLIDNEKVESGSLEEDWDFLPPKKIKDPEAKKPEDWDDRATIPDPDDTKPEDWDKPEHIPDPDATKPDDWDDEMDGEWEPPMIDNPEYKGEWKPKQIDNPAYKGVWVHPEIDNPEYVEDSNLYLREDVCTVGIDVWQVKSGTIFDNFLITNDVEVAKKAAATVKATQEGEKKIKDAQEAEERKKAEEEAAAEEAAKDDEDADDDEDDDDNALPGDATPEDEGHDEL